Part of the Methylophaga nitratireducenticrescens genome is shown below.
AAATTTGTACCGGTAAGTTCAATATTCAGATCGTCGTTTAACTGATAGCTGGCATAAGCATCAAATAATAGAATCGTGTCCCAGGACAATGGCGTATTGGCGAAATAGGTAATTTCGCTGGGATCACGATAATTACTATCGAATTTATCTTCGTGTTTGTAGTAGTAGGTCACTCGACTGCCCACCTCCAGTTTACGTTTGAGGAAACGCCCGCCTAATGTCCAACTGGCGGTGTATTCAGGCATGGCCATACTGACGAGATAACCACCCACAAAACCGTCATCAACACAATCACTTGTAGAGAGGTAATCCAGCATCACAGCGGAGTGCTCATCGCAAACCTCATTTCTAAAGTTATAAGCCAGACTGAGGTTGGTAAAAAACCGTCCTGTGTCATATCGCCCCTGAAATTCGACGCCCTCAATCGTTTGTTTTTCCAGATTGCTGAAGTTCATATTAGGATCACGTTCAATGACATTTTCGGTGCGATTGTAGAAATAACTGAGTTTTAGATCGGCGTACTCAGCAGCAACCCATCGGGTCAGGTTTTGCACATAACCCAACTCATAGCTATAAATATGCTCGGGTTTCAGTTGAAAATCTGGACTGGGTAGTGATGCTGAAAAACTGATGGTATTTTCAAATAGACTTGGAAAACGATATGCCTGACTATGGCGGGCATAAACACGGCTATCATTTGGCAAGTCAAGCGCTGCAGAAAAAATGGGAGCCCAACCATCCCCTTTAAGATGTTTGACTTTTTGTACAGTCTGCACATCACCTGTTTGCCGTATACCATTATGGCAAGCTGTTATCTCTACCTCTGCATTTAGGCAGGGGTGATTTTCTCGGCTATATTTTCCATTACTGTTTTTTTCCCAAACAGCACTTTCAGACATTGTGGTAGTGCTACCAACTTTGTCCAATTCGGCTTGAATCAGCGCATCAACATCAGCGCCGAACATTTCATAAAAGGCGCGATTGGCTTCAAAATTATCTATAGCGGGCTGAACATCATCCTGAGTGAGAGTGTAGTCATAATCATAATGAATCGTTTGTCCAGTAATTGGAGTATATCTAGTGAAATTGGTATCACCTGCATCCAGCCTACTTTTACGGAAATCATCAAAGGTCCAAAATGACGAATAGCGCATACCCGCATCAATGTTGATAACGCTGGTAGGCTTCCAAGCAAAGTTAAAATTAAAGTCTTTTTCCTGCCGACGGCCTTCTTTAGGAACCATACGGAAAAATCGTTGTAAATTCGGATCGTCATAGTCATCATCGCTACGCAATTGTTCATGCTGATAGCGTCCACCCAGTGTCAAGTCGAGGTTATTCGAAAGTGAGAAAGTATTGCTTAATGTCAGACCATTGCGTTTCTCTATTGCATTTCGCAATCCGGTATTAATGAGCCGATGGTCACCAGAGGTTTCTCTATCATAAGGTTCATTAGGGTAACCACCAGCGGTATAAGTGTTGCTTACTGTGTCGGTTCTCCAGACACTGGCATACAGGTCGACCCATTGGTTATTTTCAGGATTGAATTGATATTCGACGTTATAAGCTTTGCTATCGACCGTGCTTAACGGCCACTGTGGCACGCCGTCATCAACAGCTTTGTCCCAAAGAATACGTGAAGGAAAAATTTCGCCGTATGTAGTATCAGTTTCACGATAACCAAATTTTAGATTGTGATTATCACTGAACTTAACTGTTGCCTTAGCTAGCCAGGACTCCATTTCACTGGAGGTGTTAGGTAGTTCATCACCTGGCTTATAGACATTGGCTAAATTAGGGACAAGGTTTTCTTGAATATTTTCTGAGCCCTGTGAGTAAAAACCATCTTCATGTTTACCAGAAAAATGATTGCCTTTTTTACGGTAAGCATAAGCCCCCATCAGATCGAAAAAATCCTGGCGTGTGCTTATAGCAAGCCGATAAGCGTAATCATCCCAATAACTTTGGCCACCACTATGAGGCTCAACTAATAATGTCGGATCGTAGATATCGCCAGAAGCTGTAAATCCCGGTATGTCGGTATAAGGAGTTCCAGTTGATAAACGAGGAACATCTGCAGTAACGGCGTTGTTACTTCCCTCAACTTTAAGTTCACCACCAAACACTTCGCCAGGTTTTAGAACATCATCAACTGTCAACGTAGAGGCTACAACTGCCCCACCTATTCCACTGTGAACATCTCGTTCCAGATTAGGTCCTTTTAAAACCTGAACACTACCAATCAAATTTGGATCAATATAGCTACGATTATTTGCACCGTTATAACCACGCCATATAGTGATGGCCTGTTCTGTTCCGTCAATGGTGACTGGCACACGGCCTGGTCCTTGTATGCCACGAATATTGGGGTCAAGTCCTCCACTGTTACGTGCGTCTGAACTGTAAACATTGAGCATGCCACTCAGCATGTCTGCTGGAGAGGAACCTTTAAATCGTTCAAGCTCCTTTTTACCTGCAAAAGTGTTTGAAATATTTTTGTCGAATACATCGTTATAACCTTGCTCATCACGTGTAAACGCAAAGCTTTTACCCGTCACATCAATTGCATCAAGTTGCACGGATCCAGCGAGATTATTGTCTTGATAAATATCATCGGGTGAGCCAATACGGTAAGCCCCATCGGCTTGCTGGATAGCAGTCAATCCTGTGCCTTGAAGCAATGTGCGTAACCCCTCCAACGCACTGTATTGGCCATTCAAACCATGACTGGTTTGTCCTTGTATCAAGGAGCCATCGAGATAGAGTTCTAACCCGGCTTCCAAGCCAAAATGATTTAACACCTGATCCAGATTTCCTGCTGGAATGTTGAACTGCTGAACCTCGGACAAAACCGTTTCAGCAACAACAGGCAATGCATAGAATGGCACTATGCCTGCCAAGGACAGGCTAATTACGATGGGTTTTAGTCGTGAAAACGGTCGCGACGACATACGGATTCCTTACATTTCTCATCAAGTTGTAATCTGTATACCGAATGAGAACGTTAAACCCGTAAGAAAAAGCTAAATGATTTGTATTTACATATAGGAATGTAAAGTGAAGGGTATGGGGTTCGCTGTTTGAAAATCAAATTAAACCGGAAGTATGTTAACCCAATAGGAAGTATACGTTTGCAATCTGACGGGAAGAACCTCTGTTAATTGTTTGAGAATACGGTCAGTGTCATACAAGGAAAACACACCAGTGACGGTCAATGAAGTCAGTTCAGGGCTGGCCCGCAGTACCCCTGGGCGATAACGAGATAATTCTTCAACAAATTTGTTTAATGGCATATTGGCAACAGCCAGTTTGTGAGCAGTCCAAGCTATATCAGAGGCATCTGCTGCAAAGTCTTTTATAAAACCAAACCGATTAAAGTCAGCCCCCAACCCCGAGTCAATAACATTCGTGCTGCTAGATTGCGCTGGTTGGATCTGTACCCTTCCCTGGTATACGGCCAATTGAACTTGTTCACTCATAACTCTGACGGTAAAACGCGTTCCTAATGGACGTAGCACTCCCTCTCGTGAAACTACAGTCAAAGGCAAAGGATTTGGAGAAGTTTCAATATAAACCTCTCCCTCATGCAATAGAATTTCACGTTTGTTCTGGTCATAATTAATATCCAGCCGTGTAGTGGTATTTAGGAACAGTCGCGTTCCATCTGCCAAAGCTAAATTCTGTATTTCACCAGTATGGGTGGCGTAGTCCGTAGAATTAATAGCCATTGAAGTGAAATAACCGGTGCCAAGCACGCCGAGACCAATGCCAAGACCTCCATAGGAAATGAACTGGCGGCGCGAAACTGATTTATGTTGCCTTAATAATTTGCTGCCAACTTCTGGATCTGGCACAACTTGAAAACGTTGTTGTAACTGCTGTACTTTCAGCCAAGCCTGTTCATTTTCTGTTGCTGCAGCACGCCATTCCTGACAGGCTAAATGATCTTTTTCTGTTGCGTCATCAGCCCATAACCGTGCCATCCATTCACAGGCTTGTTTAATGGATTGTTTCGACGTTGGTTGCTCGCCCAAGTTTTTTTCAAACATTATTTATTTCTCGGTTTTGCTAAATACCTTGTGGCATTTTCGCTAAACCCGCCAACAAAAACAAATAATTATCATTTAGATTTGTCAGCCAGCTCACTGGTTCCGTTGAATGACTCTTCAATAAAACAGTTAAATCTGGTGTCTTATAAGCTTTCGATAATAAATTACAGCCACAAAAAAAAGGGGCGATAAACGCCCCTTTCTCAATCGAACTTTTAGTAACTGCTTATTTTTTCGCAGCAGCTTCGCGCTCTTTAACTTCTTTAATAACTTCTTCTGCCACATTTCGTGGGCATGGCAGGTAGTGCAGGAACTCCATTGAGAACTGACCTCGACCGGATGTCATGGTACGCAGAGTACCGATGTAACCGAACATTTCGCTCAGTGGGACTTCAGCTTTGATACGCACGCCTGTTGCGCCCGCATCCTGCGATTTGATCATGCCACGACGACGGTTCAAGTCACCGATAACATCACCGACGTTATCATCCGGGCAGAACACGTCTACTTTCATGATAGGTTCCAGCAATTGTGGACCGGCTTTCGGAATGGTTTGACGGAAAGCGCCCATTGCAGCAATTTCAAAGGCCATTGCTGATGAATCCACGGCATGGAATGCACCATCGAACAGGTTAATTTTAACATCAAGTAATGGGAAGCCTGCTAACACACCACGACCCATCATTTTCTTGAAGCCGGCTTCAACAGCTGGCCAGTATTCACGAGGAACACTACCACCGGTTACAGTTGATTCAAAATTGAAACCGCTGCCTGGCTCACCTGGTTCAATGATGTAGTCGATACGACCGAATTGACCAGAACCACCCGATTGTTTCTTGTGGGTGTAACTGTCTTCGATTTTTTGCGTAATAGTTTCACGGTAAGCAACCTGCGGCTCACCAACAATTACATCAACGTTATGGGTACGCTTCAGGATATCGACTTTGATATCCAAGTGTAATTCACCCATACCTTTCATAATGGTTTCACCGCTATCGTCGTCGGTTTCAACACGGAAAGAAGGATCTTCTTTAATCATTTTGCCCAGTGCGACACCGAGTTTTTCAGCGGCAGCTTTATCTTTAGGCGCAATAGCGATTGAGATAACTGGATCCGGGAATACCATTGGTTCCAATGTCGCCGGGTTTTTCGGGTCACATAAGGTGTGACCGGTCTGAACATCTTTCATACCGACGATGGCTATGATATCACCAGCATGTGCGTAATCCAGTTCGTTACGGTCATTGGCATGCATTTCCACCATACGGCCAACACGCTCTGTTTTGCCGGTGAAAGTATTAAGGATGGTATCGCCTTTTTTCAATTCGCCTGAGTAGACACGAACGAAGGTCAATGCGCCGAAACGGTCATCCATAATTTTGAATGCTAAGGCACGTAATGGGCCTTTGATATCAACGATAGCGTGTTTACCAGTTTCGTTACCTTCCAAATCAACTTCTGGTTGTGGATCAACTTCAGTTGGATCAGGCAAGTAATCAACAACAGCATCCAGCACTAACTGCATACCTTTGTTTTTGAATGAGCTACCGCAGTAAGTCGGGAAGAAATCCAATTGCAAGGTACCTTTACGGATACATCTTTTCAGATCTTCGATAGAAGGTTCTTCGCCATCTAGGTACTTACCCATCAAATCATCATCAAGCTCTACAGCCGTTTCGATCAGTTTTTCACGCCATTCTTCGATAGCATCAGCCATATCAGCTGGTGGCTCTCCAATGGTGTAATCTTCAGCATTTTTGTCATCTTTCCAGATCCATGCTTTGCGGGTCAGCAAGTCAACAACACCGGTAAATTCATCTTCGACACCGATTGGCAGAACCATAACCAGCGGGGTTGCCGCCAGAACGTCTTCAACCTGTTTTACAACACGATAGAAGTCAGCACCAATACGATCTAATTTGTTGACATAGATCAGGCGGGAAACTTCAGAGTCATTCGCATAACGCCAGTTGGTTTCTGATTGTGGTTCAACACCACCACTACCACAGAAAACACCGATACCGCCGTCAAGTACTTTCAGTGAACGGTAAACTTCGATAGTAAAGTCAACGTGGCCTGGAGTATCGATAACGTTCAGTCGGTGACCTTTCCACTCACAGGTAGTCGCCGCTGATTGGATAGTAATTCCGCGTTCGGCTTCCTGATCCATAAAGTCCATTGTGGATTCACCGTCATGGGTTTCACCAGACTTATGGATTTTGCCGGTCAGTTTAAGGATACGTTCGGTTGTGGTGGTTTTGCCCGCGTCAACGTGAGCGAAAATACCAATATTTCTGTACTTGGATAAATCGGAAGAAGCCATAATCCTGTCTCTTTTGTGTGAAAAACCGATGTTGTTACATCATCAGGGAGTTAAACCCGCAAATTCTAAACTACAATGCTTCGGGATGCATCCCGAATTGATATCAAAGCCTCTAAGTGCCCTGATAGCAGTCTTTTGAAATTTCGGATTGAATTACTACGCACTTAACGGGCGCATTTTTGCGATTTTTAGCGTAGTTTTTTCTGTAATGGCAACCATTGATGCCGATACACCACGCCCGGTGTGGCAAACACCAGAAACAAACTCAAGGTAGTGACAAAAAACTCCCACTGCTGGGGATAAATATTACCTGCATATTGCTGCTCAAAAGCGATGGAGACCAGTAGAGCTACAAAATAATATACCACTACTTCAAACAGTCTCAACCAGGCATTTTTACCATTTTTTAACGGGATAAACAGAAATAATCGTGAGTTTACCCAAGGTAAATTTGCCAGCACAAACATAATCAACAGCAGTAACCAAATCGACATTTTTAAACCTAACTAAATATTCTGGCGCAAAGCGCAAATAAACTTCCTGGAAACAGACCGAGTAACAGTACTGCTAATACGTTGCCACTCAGCAGGTACTGCATTGAGGTTGTGGCTGCAATATGGGGCTTTTCGGTGGCTGTGTCGAAGAACATCACTTTGACCACCCGCAAATAATAATACGCACCAATAACCGACATCACGACGGCAACAATTGCAACGGCGAGTAAATTAACATCGACGACTGATTTAATCACGCCTAATTTCGCATAGAAACCGGCCAGTGGTGGAATACCTGCCATGGAAAACATCAGTAACAGCATCATCAACGCATGCCAGGGATGACGTTGTCCAAGACCTTTAAAGTCTTCTATCTCTTCAGCTTCAAAGCCTTCACGACTCAGCAGCAGAATCATACCGAAACTGCCTAACGTCATCAGTGCGTAAACCAGCGTATAAAACAATGCTGCAGCATAGCCTGCCTGGGTTCCGGCCAAAACACCCAATAACAAAAAGCCAACGTGAGAAATGGTGGAATACGCCAGCATCCGTTTTAAATTGCTTTGTGCAATTGCCAGCACATTACCCAGGATGATCGATAACGCCGCCAGCATGATCAGCATATCGCGCCACACACTGAGCATATCGCCCATACCTTCCGTCAATATGCGTATCAATAACGCAAAAGCCGCTATTTTGGGTGCACTGGCCACAAATAAAGTAATGGCTGTGGGCGCCCCCTGATAGACATCCGGTAACCACATATGAAACGGTACCGCACCAAATTTAAAACCGATACCAATCACCAGAAACACAATGCCCAGACTCAGCACTGTCTGATTCAAGTCTTCAGTGTCTAAGGCTACTGCAATGGCCTGGATACCTAATTCACCAGTGACCCCGTAGATAATCGACATGCCGTAAAGCAACATGCCCGAGGCCAATGCGCCCAGGATAAAGTACTTCATTCCGGCTTCGGTAGCGGCAAATGAATCACGTTGCATTGCTACCATGGCGTACAGACAAAGCGACATCAGTTCCAAACCTAAATACAGCGTCAAAAAGTGATGTGCCGAAACCATTACCAGCATGCCCAGGGTGGCAAACAACGCCAGTACATAAAACTCGCCTTGCAATAAATTTCGGGCCTGCAAATAACTGTAGGAATAACTCAACACCAGCATATTCACCAGACAGATCGCTAGTTTAAGCACATCGCTTAGCGGGTCTTTGATATAGGTTTCCGAAAAAGTCAGGCCACCCTCGCCCATCATCCAGAAAACCGTCAAAAAGGTTACTAACAGACTCAATTGGCTTAATGCATGTACTAAATTGATTCGACGATTAACGGTAAATGCCACCACCAGCAGCACAATGCAGCACATAGCCAGCATCAGCATCTCTGGCAGGGCAAACAGCATATTTGGAACCTCAAACGCCATCTGGTGTGTCCTTTAAAGCTTTGACTGAGTGATTTGCAGCAGCAGATTATCTACTGACGCATGCATCACATTTAGTAACGGATCTGGCCAAACACCAATCACTAATACAATAACCGCCAGACTTGCCAATAGCAGCATTTCTCGTGAATTAATATCCTGTAATTTGGCGACTTCATCATTGGCGATCTCGCCAAAAAATACCCGTTTGACCATCCACAAGGTATATGCCGCCCCCAGAATTAATGTCGTGGCCGCCAGAAAGGCATACCAGAAGTTAGCCTGGAACGCTGCCAGGATCACCATAAACTCGCCGACAAACCCCGAAGTACCGGGCAATCCGGCATTAGCCATCGCAAAGAACACGGCCAGTGCGGTAAATTTCGGCATGCTGTTGGCAACACCACCATAGGCACTGATTTCACGGGTATGCATTCGGTCGTATAACACACCGACACTGAGAAACATCGCTGCGGCAATAAAGCCATGCGAAATCATCTGTACCATCGCACCTTCGATAGCCAGCACCTGACCATTACCGATGCCGATAGTGATTGCCTCATTGGCGGTAATCCGAAAGATTATAAACAAGCCCAGGGTGACAAAGCCCATATGGGCAATACTTGAATAGGCAATCAGTTTTTTCAGATCCGATTGGGCCAGCGCGACAAAACCGATATAAACAATGGCGATCAACGATAAGCCAATGACCAGCCAGTCCAGTGTCATACTGGCATCCGGGGTAATCGGCAGAGCAAAACGTAGTAGACCATAACCACCGATTTTCAGCGTGATCGCCGCCAGAATCACCGAGCCACCGGTAGGCGCTTCAACGTGTGCATCAGGTAACCAGGTATGTACTGGCCACATTGGTATTTTTACAGCAAAGGCAATTAAAAATGCCAAGAAAATCCATATTTGCTGGGTTAACGTCAAACTGACAGTGTGAAAATCCAGGATGGTAAAACTGCCAGCCTGAAATTGCAGGTATAACAGTGCAATCAGCAAAAAAACAGATCCAAAGAAAGTATAGAGGAAAAACTTGATAGTGGCATAGACCCGGTTTGGTCCACCCCAGATACCAATCACCAGAAACAATGGAATCAGCATTGCTTCAAAAAACAGATAGAACAGAATGGCATCCAGTGATGCAAACACGCCCAGCATCAAGCCTTCCATAATCAAAAAAGCAGCCATGTATTGCGCTGCCCGATCCTGAATGACCTGCCAACCGGCGATTACAACCAGAACTGTAGAAACCGTGGTCAGGATTATCAGTGGCATAGAAAAGCCATCTATGCCCAGATAATACTCGATATTAAATGTGGCAATCCATGACAAACGTTCAACAAACTGCATTTCATGACTGGTGACATCAAAGCCGATGTACAGCAAAAACGACAGCAGCATGGTCGTTAAACTGATAACTAAAGCCAGTTGGCGGGCCAAAACATGATTTTGTTTACAGAACAAAAGCAAACCGCCGCCGATAATTGGCAGCAAAATCAATATACTGAGCAGCGGGAAGTCCATCATTTAATCAGCTTGCTCCTAAACCACAAACCAGGTGAGCAACAGCCACACCCCGATAATCATTACAAAGGCGTAATGGTACAAATAACCGCTCTGCATTTTGCGCCCTACTCTCGAGATTAAGCCCACTGTTCGTGCTGCACCATTAACCACTAAACCATCAATTAACATTCGATCACCAACGCGAGAGAACAGCCAACCCAGACCTCGTGAACCACCGGCAAAAACTCTGTCATTGAATGCATCAAAGCCGTATTTGTTTTCCAGAATTTGCCATAGCCACATCAGTCGATGCTGAATTTTGGCTGGCAGATCCGGACGTTTGAGATACAAATACCAGGCGGTTACTAAACCGGCCATCGCCAGCCAGAATGGTGCTGTCATCAACCCATGAGTAATAAACCCAGCCAAACCATGATAGTTTGCTGCTGCCAGCACATCATGTTGAGGCATAACGGTTATCGCATCGTTGAAGAAATTGTCATACACTAAAGTGCCAATCAAATAGCCCGCCAATACCGATGGAATCGCTAGTAGAATCAACGGCCAGGTAACTACACTGGGGGATTCATGCGGCGGATGGCCGTGTGCATCAAAACGTTCTTTACCATGGAACACCAGAAACAAAAGCCGGAAGCTGTACAGACTGGTGACAAACACCCCAATCATCACTGCCCATAAGGCAAAACTACTACCGGGAATGGTGGACTCATGTACCGCCATAATAATGGCATCCTTAGAGAAAAACCCCGCCAACCCAGGAAAACCAATTAACGCCAGCGTACCAATCAGACTGGTCCAATAGGTGATTGGCAGATATTTTTTCAGCCCGCCCATCTGCCGAATATCCTGCTGATGATGCAAGGCCAGAATGACCGAACCGGCCGCTAGAAACAGCAATGCTTTAAAAAATGCATGGGTGAATAAATGGAAAATTGCCGCAGAATAAGCCGACACACCAAGTGCCACTGTCATATAGCCGAGCTGTGAGAGTGTCGAATAAGCGATAACTCGTTTGATATCGTTCTGAATTAAACCCAAAAAGCCCATAAACAAAGCGGTAAACGCACCAATCACCAGAATAAATGCCAATGCGGTTTCAGAGTATTCGTATAAAGGTGACATTCTTGCCACCATAAAAATACCCGCCGTGACCATTGTCGCAGCATGGATCAATGCGGATATCGGCGTTGGGCCTTCCATCGAATCCGGTAACCAGACATGCAGTGGCACCTGCGCTGATTTACCCATTGCACCGATAAATAGCAGAATGCCAATCACTGTCATTAATGACCAGGCATGATTGCCAAACAAGGTAATCGTCTGACCGGCCATAACCGGTGCCTGATTAAACACTTCCAGATAATCCAGGCTGCCGGAATACATTAATACGGCAGCAATACCCAACAGAAAGCCGAAATCCCCCACACGATTGACCAGAAATGCCTTGAGATTTGCGTAAATTGCTGTGGGCTTTTTGTACCAGAAGCCGATTAGCAGATATGACACCACCCCAACCGCTTCCCAGCCGAAAAACAGCTGCATAAAATTATTGGCCATGACCAGCATCAGCATCGAGAAGGTAAACAGCGAGATATAACTAAAAAAACGGCTGTAGCCGTCATCGTCATGCATGTAACCAATGGTATAGATATGCACCATAAGCGAAACAAAAGTCACAACTGCCATCATCATAGCGGTTAATGAATCCACCATAAAGCCGACTTCAATACTGAGACTTCCGACCTGCAACCATTGATATACCGCCTGGTTATAGGTCGCGCCATACATGACCACCAGCTTCAACACCCAGAGCGATAAAAAGAACGCAATACTGACACCGGCAATTGCAACACGATGTGACCAGTTACGGCCAATCTTCCTACCCAACAATCCAGCAATAATGCTACCGATTAATGGTGCTAAAACGATGGTCAGTAACAGTGACTGGGTCATGCCATTAACCCTTTAACCGGTTGAGAACATCAACATTGATGGTGCTGAGATTGCGGAATAATACGACCAGAATTGCCAAACCTATTGCTGCTTCGGCTGCAGCGACGGTTAGAATAAAAAATACAAACACCTGACCAGCTGCATCACCTGCGAAATACGAAAAGGCAATAAAGTTAAGATTCACCGCCAACAACATCAACTCAATGCACATCAGCAGGATAATGATGTTTTTGCGATTGAGAAAAATACCGGCAACAGACAGACTGAATAAAATAGCAGCAACAATTAGAAAGTCAGATAAA
Proteins encoded:
- the nuoL gene encoding NADH-quinone oxidoreductase subunit L, which gives rise to MTQSLLLTIVLAPLIGSIIAGLLGRKIGRNWSHRVAIAGVSIAFFLSLWVLKLVVMYGATYNQAVYQWLQVGSLSIEVGFMVDSLTAMMMAVVTFVSLMVHIYTIGYMHDDDGYSRFFSYISLFTFSMLMLVMANNFMQLFFGWEAVGVVSYLLIGFWYKKPTAIYANLKAFLVNRVGDFGFLLGIAAVLMYSGSLDYLEVFNQAPVMAGQTITLFGNHAWSLMTVIGILLFIGAMGKSAQVPLHVWLPDSMEGPTPISALIHAATMVTAGIFMVARMSPLYEYSETALAFILVIGAFTALFMGFLGLIQNDIKRVIAYSTLSQLGYMTVALGVSAYSAAIFHLFTHAFFKALLFLAAGSVILALHHQQDIRQMGGLKKYLPITYWTSLIGTLALIGFPGLAGFFSKDAIIMAVHESTIPGSSFALWAVMIGVFVTSLYSFRLLFLVFHGKERFDAHGHPPHESPSVVTWPLILLAIPSVLAGYLIGTLVYDNFFNDAITVMPQHDVLAAANYHGLAGFITHGLMTAPFWLAMAGLVTAWYLYLKRPDLPAKIQHRLMWLWQILENKYGFDAFNDRVFAGGSRGLGWLFSRVGDRMLIDGLVVNGAARTVGLISRVGRKMQSGYLYHYAFVMIIGVWLLLTWFVV
- the nuoK gene encoding NADH-quinone oxidoreductase subunit NuoK, translated to MIALSDFLIVAAILFSLSVAGIFLNRKNIIILLMCIELMLLAVNLNFIAFSYFAGDAAGQVFVFFILTVAAAEAAIGLAILVVLFRNLSTINVDVLNRLKG